The Achromobacter spanius genome includes the window GCGCGGCCGGCAACGCAGCCCAAGAGGTGACCCATGAGCCAGCCCATGAAGTGACCCATGAAGTGGCCATATCCCGGCGATTGCCGAAATTAGAATGCAATATTGATAATTTTGCGATTGTGGCAGAAGGTGTTGCTGGCATAAATTCCACGCTTGCGAAGGCCGTTTTCGATGCCATCCGCCCGCGCGCGCCGAACTTGCGGCTGCCAAGCACCTGGACTCGACATTGAGATTTACGGCATCCACATCAATGAAGCGATTCCACTTCGATAGCACAGCGCTTCGTTATTTCCTTACCGTCGTCGACACGGGATCCGTCAACGGCGCCGCCGCGAGGCTGAACGTCGTCAGTTCGGCCGTCAGCCGGCAGATCGCGGGTTTGGAACAACGCCTGCAGAACCAGTTGTTCGAGCGGCACCCCAAGGGCATGCGCGTCACCGAAGCGGGCCGCATCCTGGCCGACCACGCGCGCCGGGTGGAAGCCGACGCGGCGCGCACCTATGCCGAGATCGGCGGGCACAATGGCCGCTACACGCAGACCGTGAAAATCGCCGGCGCCCATGGTGTCGCGGCCAATGCATTGCCACCGAAGTTTGCCGCGTTCCAGGCCCATCATCCCTGCGTGCGCTTTCACTTGACGGTGCTGGATGCCGGCCTGGTCACCGAGCGGGTGCGCTCGGCGCAGGCGGACATCGGGGTGACCTACAGCCATGCCGCCGAAAAAGACATCGCGGTGGTCTACGCCCGCCCTGCCGAGATCGTTGCCGTGATGCGGCCCGGCCATCCCCTGGCCGCCCATGGCACGGTGCACCTGACGCAACTGTCGGCGTATCCGCTGGCGCTGCCCGAAGGCGGTAGCGCATTGCGGCGGCTGTTGGACACGGCGGCAAGCCTGTACAACACCACGCTGTCGCCGGCGTTCACGTCCAACTATCCCGAGGCCGTCTACCACTATGTGCTGGCCGGCAATGCCGTGAGCTTGTGTGCGCGACTGACCGCAGCTGCACAACTGAACGACGGCAAGCTCATCTGTCGCCCGGTCGATGATGCCCTGCTCAATGGCGGGCAAATCCAGGTCCAGACCCATGTGTCCCGGCCGCTGCCGGATGCCGCGCACCGCTTCCTGCGTTTCATGCGCAGCGACACGGCGGACCTGTTCTGACCGCTTGAGCGAGGTTGCTCCCCGGCGATCCCGGAGCGGCCTCGGCGCAGGCCGGTGCCGGGACGCCTGGGCCTTGCGTTGCCAAAACAAGAACGTGCCAGTGAAAAATGATCAATTGTTAAATTTGTAATGCATATTTACATTTGACGCGGGTTTATCACCAGATCACGGCGGCGGCCTGATGGCCGGCCACCCTTGCAGGAGCCTCGCGCATGTTTAAGAACCTGAAAATTCGAACCGGACTGTTTGCCGTCCTGACTCTCTTTGTCCTGGCCCTGGCGGGCGCCACCACCATGGGCTGGTCTTTTGCCAAAGCGGCCGACGACGCCGTCGACGACTTGAACCGGGTGTCCACGGAACAGACCCGTCCGCTCTACGAGACCCAGGTGCTGCTGCTGCGCACCCGCATCACGCTTGTAGCCGCCTTCCTGGATGTGCAGGCCGGCCGCGCGTCCCAGGCGCAAGCCAGCGTGGACCAGGCCGCCAAGTTCCTGGGCGACGCACGCCAGCGTTATGCCGTCTTTCAGCAGGTGCCCAAACTGTCTGACGCCGCCCGAAAAATGACGGCGGACCTGGACGGCGTGTTCGACGCTTATGTGCGCAGCATCGATGCGCTGGCGGAAGCGCTACAGAAGCAGTCCGCCGACAACTACGTCAACGCCGTGGCGCAGGCCCGTACCGCCGATGCCCAATTTGAACAGCGGATCAGTGCGCTCCTGAACCACACCGAACGCCGCGCCATCGAGATCAATGACGCCTCGGACCGGCGCTACCTGCAAGCCGAAACCGCCGCGATCATCATGTTGGGCCTGGCCCTGATCCTGGCGATTGGGTGCTGGCGGTTCATCAGCCGCCAGGTGCTGTCGCCGCTGAAAGACGCCGCCGTGCACTTTGACCGCATCGCCTCGGGCGACCTGACGCATCGCGTGGCCGCCGGGGCAGACAACGAGATCGGCGTGTTGTTCGCGGCCTTGAAGCGCATGCAGGAAAGCCTGACGCGCACCGTGGCCGAAATCCGCCGCAGCGTGAATGAAATCAACACCGGCTCGGCCGAGATCGCATCGGGCAACACCAATCTGTCTTCGCGCACGGAAGAGCAGGCCGCATCGCTGGAAGAAACCGCCGCCAGCATGGAAGAGCTGGCCACCGCCGTGAAGCAGAACACCGCACACGCCCACCAGGCCAACGCGCTGGCCGCCGAGAGCCGGAGCGTGGCCATGCGTGGCGGCGAAGCGGTGAATCAGGTGGTGCAAACCATGTCCCGCATCTCGGACAGTTCGCGCCGCATCGCGGAGATCGTCTCCGTTATCGACGGCATCGCGTTTCAGACCAACATCCTGGCCCTGAACGCGGCGGTGGAAGCCGCCCGGGCCGGCGAGCAAGGCAAGGGCTTCGCAGTGGTGGCGGGCGAGGTGCGGTCGCTGGCGCAACGCAGCGCGCAAGCCGCGCGCGAGGTCAAGGACCTGATCGAGCAATCCACGGGCAACGTGGACAGCGGCGCCGAGCAAGTGCGCCAAGCCGGTGAAACCATGCAGGAGATTGTCTCGTCGGTGCAGCGCGTGACCCAGATCATGGCTGAAATCACGGAAGCGTCGACGGAGCAGTCGCTGGGCATCGACCAGATCAACCGTGCCGTCACGCAGATGGACGACGTCACCCAACAGAATGCCGCGCTGGTGGAGGAAGCCGCCGCCGCGGCCTCGTCGCTGGAAGACCAGGCCAAACGCCTGGCCGCAACCGCCGCGTTCTTCAAGGTGCCCGCCGAAACCATTATCGACGTCACGCCGCAGCCAGTTGCGTTAAACCGCGCCTACGCAAGCTGAGACTCAGTGACGATTTCATACTTTCGTATTAATACGTACGTCCCAGGGCGGATGTCGGCTTAAGAGTTGGCCCGGCAGGCCGTTGTCTAAGGGTAAGGTGCCGCGACTCCGCGGCGCCCCCGCCAACCGACGATGAGCCGCCCGCCGCATGAATCGCGCACTTGCCTGTATTTTTTGCCATTCGACGCTGGCACAGGGCGCGCCGCTGCTTGAAAAGAACGGCGCCGCCATCTGCAAAAACTGCGTGGACCAATTCTCGGAACGTTTTACTGAACGAGCGTGGGTCATGGCGGCCACGCTGGAAGAACAGCTGGATGTGCTGCTGGAAGAAAGCAGGCGCGCGTTGGCGCAAAGTGAATCGCTGTCCGAACGCGCCCGCAGTTGCGGATTAAGCCTGCACGCCTTGTCGGGTGCGGCGACTCGCACACCGTCCTGAAAGGCGAAACGGGGACATATGGAAATTCGAAATATAGGCACTTCCACAGCCCTTCTTTACGGCTTTGAACGTGTCAGCAATCCGTAAGATTGTTTCGCACCTCGCAAAAGGCAAGCTTCCCCAGCGTGATTGACAAGCTCATTCACCGCATTCCAGTTATCCCCAGATTGAAAATAATCGACTGGTTTGTGAGCCCGATCAGCACCGCGCCGTCATTTTTTTGCCGCGTGCCGTCTTACTCAATTCATTTTCCGATTTATTTTCTCTTCGTCTGCGACATGGCTATTGAAGACTTGCGCCATTACGCCGTCTTCCGTGTATCTACTGAATAGCGAAAATGCCTCCTTACCAACTGAAAAAACGGGCGATTGTTCTTGCGTTGCAAGCGCTTGGCCTGACCGGCGCCTGCACGCTAAGCCTGGTTGCCGCTTCGCCGGCGGCCGCGCAGAACATTACATGGAACGGCACGCAAAGCAGTGATTGGCAAGACCCGCTGAATTGGTCGTCGGCATCGCTTCCCGGCACCACCGGTTATCTATTCATCAATAGCGTGACGCCTAACGCCCCCATTATTGACAACAGCATTGCACAGGCAGGCATCGTATTTCTTGGTGCCATCGGCGGGCCATCGCTCACCCTGCAAAATGGCGGACAGCTGACCAGCGGCACCGCCATTATCGGCAACTCCACCAATGGTTTTACGGCCGGCGTTTCCGGACTTGAATCCGCCACGGCCACCGTTAATGGCGTTGGCTCCCAATGGAACGCGGAATCGTTAAACGTTGGCTTTTATGGCACGGGCACGCTGAACATTACGGGCGGCGCCAAAGCCATCGCATCCACCACTGTTTCGCTGGGATCCCACGTGGGATCCCACGGCACGCTGAATATCGTGGGTTCCGGTAGCGCGTTGACGTCCGGGCAGCTCACCGTCAGCGACAGCGGCGTCAGCCTCGTCAGGATTTCCAATCACGGCACGGCGCAGGCTACCGGCTTGCTGGTTGGCAATAGCGCGGGCTCGCAAGGCACTGTCGAAATCACTGGCCCGGGGGCTTCACTGACAACCAGCGAAAGCATGACGATTGGCTCCCGTGGTACGGGCACGGTAGACATCAAAGGTGGCGCCTCGGCCACGTCCGGGAACCGAACCGATGTGGGGCAAGAGGCAGGTGGTATTGGCAAGCTATTGGTTTCCGGCACCGGCAGCCAGTTTTCAACGTTAAACCATTGGATTTCCCTTGGCTACAACGCAGGATCAAAGGGCGAATTGATCGCGACCGACGGCGCGCTGGTCGATGCGCTTCAGATTATCGCGGGGTTCAACGCATCAACCGAAGGCATCATCATCGCCGATGGCCCGCAAACCAGGCTCAGAACCTCCAGCGTCTTCCTGGTTGGCTATAACGGCGATGGCACCGCCACCGTGTCCAACGGCGCCACCATCGAAACGGCGAACCGACTCCGGATCGCCGATGCCACGGGCTCGACCGGCACCGTGAATATCGGCGCGGCCGCGGGCAATGCCCCCGCGGCGCCAGGTGTGGTGCAGGCGGCGCAGGGCGTGCGCTTTGGCAACGGGACCGGCAAGCTGGTCTTCAACCATTCCAGCTCGAACTACACCTTTGCCCCCGCCATCAGCTCCTTGTCGCCAGGCATGGGCACCATCGATCTGCTGGCGGGAACGACCATATTGACGGGCGATTCCAGCGCTTTCAGCGGGCAGACCAACGTGCTGGGCGGCGCCTTGACGGTGAACGGCAGCTTGGGCGGCTCCCTGAACGTGGCCAGCGGCGCCTCTCTGCACGGCGTGGGCCAGGTCGGCACGACCACGCTGCAAAGCGGCGCCACCCTGGCGCCGGGCAAAGTCGGCGGCACGCTGAATGTGGCCGGAAACCTGACGTTCTCGCCGGGTTCGGTCTACCAGGTGGCGGCCGATCCGCAATCGTCGACAAGCAGCCGTGTGGTGGTCAGCGGTACGGCGAATCTGGCGGGGTCGGCGGTTCACATCGGGCCGGACGGCGGGTTCCAGGCGCAACAGCAATACACCATTCTTAGCGCGGGCACGATCAATGGGCAGTTCGGCAGCGTATCGTCCAACTACGCTTATCTGGACCCCACCTTGCGCTACGACGCCCAGAACGTGGTGATGCAGCTTAGCCGCAAGCAGGTGCCCGGAGGCCCGGGTTCCCGCCCCATCACCTTTGCCGACGCGGCGCAAACCGGCAACCAGCGATCCGTGGCCAACGCCCTGGACAGCCTGCCCGCCGGCAATCCGCTGCACGACTACATCCTGACGCTGCCCGAAGGCGAGACGGCCGCAGCCTTCAACAGCTTGTCTGGCGAAGCGCATGCCAGCGTTACGTCCAGCCTCACAGGCTTCAACAACACGGTGCGTACCGTGCCCCTGGCCTACCTGCGCGCCAATCTGGGCGCGGGCATGCGGGCGGGCGCTCCCACGGCGCAAGCCGGTGGCACCCTGCCCGCTTCCGCCTTGCCCTCCTCTAACGCGCAGCCCGCCTGGGCCGAAGTCATCGGCAATTGGCAGACCTTGAAAGGCAACAGCGACGCCGGACAAGTCCGCCAGAAGACAGGCGGCGTCTTCGCCGGCGTCGACCATGCCTTAAGCGGCGGCTGGCGACTGGGTGGCGCCGTGGGATTCACCGACAGCAACATTCAAGTGGACGACCGTTCGTCCCAGGCGGACGTTGCCGGCTACAGCGCGGCGCTGTTTGGCGGCAGAGTGTTTGAAGTCGGCCCCGGCAAGTTGAACCTGATGGCCGGTACCTCCTACACCTGGCACGACATTTCCACCGAACGCCACGCCAGCGTCTCGGGCGTGTCCCAGGCGCTGACCGCCGACTATGGCGCCAGCACCACCCAGTTGTTCGGCGAGCTGGGCTACGCCTTGCCCGTGTCGGAGCGCGTCAGTATCGAGCCCTTCGTCGGCCTGGCCTGGAGCGATACGCGCACCCGCGGCTTCTCGGAGTCCGGCGGTTCCGCCGCATTGCGCGGACAGAAGGACAGCAACAAACAAACCACCAGCACGCTGGGCTTGCGCGCGTTGACGGACTTTGCGGTGGGCCAGACCGAAGGCCGCCTGCAGGCAACCTTGGGCTGGCGGCACGCTTTTGGCGACGTGCAGTCTCAGACCATCATGTCCTTCGATGGCGGCCAGGCCTTCAGCGTGGCAGGCGCGCCCATCGCACGCGACGCCGCGATGGCTGAGCTTGGCGTCGAAACCGCGATCACCAGGAATGCCACCATTGGGCTGACCTACAGCGGCCAATTCGGCGGCGGCAACCGCGAAAACGCGGGTTCCCTGCATATGACCTGGCGGTATTGACAAGCCATCCCCGCATTCAGGGCACCGAATGCGGGGAGGTGAAATCTGGCGTCGCGTGCGTCAAAATATTTCAGTGCGAGTTTGTCTTTCAATAATAATTAATGTTTCAACTCGCACGATTTATATAGCTCGGATGGTATCCATCACTGATTAATTAATACTACGGTTGGTATCCATACCGCCATAGGTTTTTAATCAGGATGGTATCCCTGCATTAATTCTTGGTTATATAAAAAAACTGGTATAAATTGCGTCCTTTTTTTCGATAGCCCATTGGATTCAAGCAGATCGGCTTGTTACGTAGCAATACGTTTAAAGCAATCCAGCAATGTTTGAACCTCGGATTATTAATCGAGATAAAGGACGCAGTTTTGAACTACGGCACGAAGAAGTGGCTGACGGCGACGCTGGCGCTGGGCACGACTTACTGCGGGGGCGTCATGGCCGCCGACCTGACGGTTTCCCCGGGAAATACCCAAGTATTCGATGGCTCGGCCAACTTTCCTGGCGGGGTGGATGTCAACGGCGGCACGCTGGTGATCGGCGGCAACGGTGGCGGATCCGGCGTCACGCTGGGTGGGAACGTCAACGCAACCTCAAACGGCATCGTCGCGGGCTTTGGTTCCATCAATGGCGACCTCAACGTGAGCGGCGCGCGGGTCGCCCCCGGCTACGAAGTCGGCACGCCGACCGGTGTCTCCAACGGCAACCTGGTCGTCAACGGCAACCTGTCGATGAACAACGCCGAGTTCGCCTTCGAGACCGGCTACGCGGGCTTGCCCATTACGCAACCCGGCACCGGCGACAACATCACGGTCGGCGGCAACGCAGCCATTAACAACACGACGTTGAACGTCACGGTCAATACCTTGGGCGTAAACGCCGGCTACTACCGCATCCTGTCGTACGGCGGCACCTTGAGTGGTAACGGCCTGACGCTGGGCAACGTCAGCGGCGACTCCGTGCCCGGGGCCACCATTCAATCGCTGACGGGCGACAAGCAGATCAACCTGATCCTCGGCCCCAGCACCACCAATCTGTGGAACGGCGACGGCGCGGCATCCGCCTCGCGCGCGGGTGGCGGCAACGGCACCTGGACCGCCGCCAGCACCAACTGGAACAGCCCCAGCAATGCCACCGGCGCCCTGCCCGACGGCGGCTACGCCATCTTCACGGGCGCGGCCGGCACGGTCACCGTGGATGGCGGCGCGGGCCCCGTGCGCGTGTCGGGCCTGCAATTCGCCACCGACCGCTATCGCCTGCAAGGCGCGCCCATCACCCTGGTCGGCAGCGGCGGCAACCCGCCGGTCATCGTCGTTGGCGATGGCACCTATGCGTCGGGCCAGTTCGTCGACATCATCGACAACCCGCTGCAAGGCACGGAAGGCTTCGTCAAGACCGGCCCGGGCTCGGTGATCCTGACCGCCGACAGCAGCGGCTTGACCGGCCCCATCCTGATCGCCGACGGCGCCCTGGAAATCGACGGCAAGTTGAACGGCCCGATGGATATCGGCCGCGAAGTCGTACTGGCGGGCGTCGGCCAAGTGGGCACCACGACCCTTTACCCGACCGCAGTCATCTCGCCGGGCAATGATGGTTCGCCCATGGGCACGCTCACCGTCAATGGCAACCTCAGCTTCGGCCAAAACGCCATCTATCGCGTACACGCCGACCCCACCAGCAACGCCAGCGACCGCATCCACGTCACCGGCGTGGCCACTCTGGATGGCAGCGTGGCGCACGTGGGCCCCAACGGCAACTATGCGCCGCGCACCACCTACAACATCCTGACGGCGGACGGCGGCATACAAGGCAGGTTCACCGGCGCTTCAAGCGCGTATGCGTTCCTGACCCCCACGCTCAGCTACGACGCGAAAAACGCCTTCATGACGCTGACGCGCAACGACGTGCCGATCGGCAGCGTGGGCGAAACCGGCAACGAGAGCAGCGTGGGCGATGCGCTGGACCAGGAAGACCCGCCCGTGAGCGGGAACGGATCGTCGTCGGCAGGAAATGGATCGTCGTCGAATGGGAACGGCAACGGGACTACGTCGACGGCCCCCGAAGCCGGCTCGTCGCTCATCGC containing:
- a CDS encoding ClpX C4-type zinc finger protein, with the protein product MNRALACIFCHSTLAQGAPLLEKNGAAICKNCVDQFSERFTERAWVMAATLEEQLDVLLEESRRALAQSESLSERARSCGLSLHALSGAATRTPS
- a CDS encoding LysR family transcriptional regulator; amino-acid sequence: MKRFHFDSTALRYFLTVVDTGSVNGAAARLNVVSSAVSRQIAGLEQRLQNQLFERHPKGMRVTEAGRILADHARRVEADAARTYAEIGGHNGRYTQTVKIAGAHGVAANALPPKFAAFQAHHPCVRFHLTVLDAGLVTERVRSAQADIGVTYSHAAEKDIAVVYARPAEIVAVMRPGHPLAAHGTVHLTQLSAYPLALPEGGSALRRLLDTAASLYNTTLSPAFTSNYPEAVYHYVLAGNAVSLCARLTAAAQLNDGKLICRPVDDALLNGGQIQVQTHVSRPLPDAAHRFLRFMRSDTADLF
- a CDS encoding autotransporter outer membrane beta-barrel domain-containing protein — translated: MNYGTKKWLTATLALGTTYCGGVMAADLTVSPGNTQVFDGSANFPGGVDVNGGTLVIGGNGGGSGVTLGGNVNATSNGIVAGFGSINGDLNVSGARVAPGYEVGTPTGVSNGNLVVNGNLSMNNAEFAFETGYAGLPITQPGTGDNITVGGNAAINNTTLNVTVNTLGVNAGYYRILSYGGTLSGNGLTLGNVSGDSVPGATIQSLTGDKQINLILGPSTTNLWNGDGAASASRAGGGNGTWTAASTNWNSPSNATGALPDGGYAIFTGAAGTVTVDGGAGPVRVSGLQFATDRYRLQGAPITLVGSGGNPPVIVVGDGTYASGQFVDIIDNPLQGTEGFVKTGPGSVILTADSSGLTGPILIADGALEIDGKLNGPMDIGREVVLAGVGQVGTTTLYPTAVISPGNDGSPMGTLTVNGNLSFGQNAIYRVHADPTSNASDRIHVTGVATLDGSVAHVGPNGNYAPRTTYNILTADGGIQGRFTGASSAYAFLTPTLSYDAKNAFMTLTRNDVPIGSVGETGNESSVGDALDQEDPPVSGNGSSSAGNGSSSNGNGNGTTSTAPEAGSSLIASGSAAGKDTGASQVTTAVLSMTPAQARSALTQLSGEAYASTASVLQGQGDTVRTLPMAHLRGNLDAPMQAGRPTAQLGSSSSDALPQSGAYPLWAQAFGNWSKFGSDGNAASVSQSAGGFFVGGDGAVGNGWRLGGAVGYTGSHSSVADAASRTSVDSYTATMFGGRNFSAGPGHIRFMAGAAYTWHDIDTKRDIAAGSLNQRLESSYHASSTQVFTELGYKLPLNDGTSIEPYAGLAWNQLRTRDFQESGGTAALHGSGTTDDVTSTTLGLRGAWEFGADRAPGRLTASLGWRHAMGDVKPKQQLAFEGGSTFSVTGVPIARDAAVVGLGAEMSITRNTTAGVAYDAQFGGGNRQQSGMFKLAMRF
- a CDS encoding methyl-accepting chemotaxis protein codes for the protein MFKNLKIRTGLFAVLTLFVLALAGATTMGWSFAKAADDAVDDLNRVSTEQTRPLYETQVLLLRTRITLVAAFLDVQAGRASQAQASVDQAAKFLGDARQRYAVFQQVPKLSDAARKMTADLDGVFDAYVRSIDALAEALQKQSADNYVNAVAQARTADAQFEQRISALLNHTERRAIEINDASDRRYLQAETAAIIMLGLALILAIGCWRFISRQVLSPLKDAAVHFDRIASGDLTHRVAAGADNEIGVLFAALKRMQESLTRTVAEIRRSVNEINTGSAEIASGNTNLSSRTEEQAASLEETAASMEELATAVKQNTAHAHQANALAAESRSVAMRGGEAVNQVVQTMSRISDSSRRIAEIVSVIDGIAFQTNILALNAAVEAARAGEQGKGFAVVAGEVRSLAQRSAQAAREVKDLIEQSTGNVDSGAEQVRQAGETMQEIVSSVQRVTQIMAEITEASTEQSLGIDQINRAVTQMDDVTQQNAALVEEAAAAASSLEDQAKRLAATAAFFKVPAETIIDVTPQPVALNRAYAS
- a CDS encoding autotransporter outer membrane beta-barrel domain-containing protein, translating into MPPYQLKKRAIVLALQALGLTGACTLSLVAASPAAAQNITWNGTQSSDWQDPLNWSSASLPGTTGYLFINSVTPNAPIIDNSIAQAGIVFLGAIGGPSLTLQNGGQLTSGTAIIGNSTNGFTAGVSGLESATATVNGVGSQWNAESLNVGFYGTGTLNITGGAKAIASTTVSLGSHVGSHGTLNIVGSGSALTSGQLTVSDSGVSLVRISNHGTAQATGLLVGNSAGSQGTVEITGPGASLTTSESMTIGSRGTGTVDIKGGASATSGNRTDVGQEAGGIGKLLVSGTGSQFSTLNHWISLGYNAGSKGELIATDGALVDALQIIAGFNASTEGIIIADGPQTRLRTSSVFLVGYNGDGTATVSNGATIETANRLRIADATGSTGTVNIGAAAGNAPAAPGVVQAAQGVRFGNGTGKLVFNHSSSNYTFAPAISSLSPGMGTIDLLAGTTILTGDSSAFSGQTNVLGGALTVNGSLGGSLNVASGASLHGVGQVGTTTLQSGATLAPGKVGGTLNVAGNLTFSPGSVYQVAADPQSSTSSRVVVSGTANLAGSAVHIGPDGGFQAQQQYTILSAGTINGQFGSVSSNYAYLDPTLRYDAQNVVMQLSRKQVPGGPGSRPITFADAAQTGNQRSVANALDSLPAGNPLHDYILTLPEGETAAAFNSLSGEAHASVTSSLTGFNNTVRTVPLAYLRANLGAGMRAGAPTAQAGGTLPASALPSSNAQPAWAEVIGNWQTLKGNSDAGQVRQKTGGVFAGVDHALSGGWRLGGAVGFTDSNIQVDDRSSQADVAGYSAALFGGRVFEVGPGKLNLMAGTSYTWHDISTERHASVSGVSQALTADYGASTTQLFGELGYALPVSERVSIEPFVGLAWSDTRTRGFSESGGSAALRGQKDSNKQTTSTLGLRALTDFAVGQTEGRLQATLGWRHAFGDVQSQTIMSFDGGQAFSVAGAPIARDAAMAELGVETAITRNATIGLTYSGQFGGGNRENAGSLHMTWRY